CCGAAGCCTTATTGCATATTTTCAGGTGGAAGGAACATCCATACCGGCAGTTTCTGAACTTGACGATCATTTGGTTCAGCCAAACGATACACAATGCTTTAATGCAACCCAAACCATTTACACTGCCGGCAATGGAGGCCATTTCATTGTTGAAAACGGTGGCGCCGCAACACTGATTGCCGGCGAAAAAATCGTAATGCTTCCTGGCACAAAGGTTTTCCATGGCGGCCATATGCATGCTTACATTGCACCCGGCGGCCCATTCTGTATTCAGCCCGATAAGCATTATACCAACTTGATGGTGCAACCTGATGAAATCCTGTGCCTCGATGCTACGCAAACCATACACACTGCCGGCGACGGAGGCCATTTCATTGTTTTAAATGGAGGAGCCGTAACCCTGATTGCCGGTGAAAAAATTGTAATGCAATACGGAACGCAGGTTGAATCCGGTGGGTATCTTCATGCATACATTGCACCTGGTGGTCCGTTCTGCGGAGAAATGGAAAATCATTTCCTGGTTGTCAATGATCCTGTTGAAGCAGAGGCTGAACCAGAAGATACAATCATAAAGGGAACCGCTGACCCGGAAAAACCCGCTTCCTTCTTTAAGCTGTACCCCAATCCTGCCACGGATGCCTTCACCGTAGAACTCAATAGCCGGGAGAATCACGACATCCTCCGTATTGAGATCTTCAACATACGTGGCGAACTGGCCCTCAGCCAGGAATTGCCACCCGGCCAGAAGCACGAAATGAGTTTAAGAAGTTGTAAACCTGGTGTTTATCTGGTGCGTTTGGTGCATGGCGCTCAAATTGGAATAGAAAAATTAATCAAACAATAATAACATAAACATGATAGCCGCAAGGCTGCGCCAATATAAACAGGTACGCAGCGCCGGTTAAGGCACAAAAGAAACAAATAGTAATAAAATCAAAGCATATGAAAACGATAATCTACAGTTATTTAATCTCTTTAATATTATTGCTTGGGGTTGCCCGGGCAGCCAGTTCACAAATAATTGAAGTATGCGGCGCTGATACCATTACCCTCATGGCAGGGAATTATCAGTATGGTGACATGCGATGGGAAAAATCTGTTGACATGGAAACATGGCAAACCATTACTGGTGCCTTAGATACAGTGTATACATTTTTACCTGCGGAAACGATGTATTACCGTTGTGTGGCAAAATTTCAGGACTGCCCGCCCGAGTTCTCGCAAATCAGCCTGGTACGTGTGCCTCCTAAGGCCAATGCCGGCCTCGATCGCATTGTAACCGGAACCCAGGCATGGCTGGCAGCCAATCAGGAGGAGGGCGAAACCGGGCAATGGGCCATTATTGCCGGAACCGGCGCATCACTATCTGATCCCGCAAGCCCTTCAGCGCAATTGCAAGGCCAGGAAAACCAATCATACATCCTGGTGTGGACCCTTGGCAACGTCTGCGGCAGCAGCAGCGATACCCTTGAAGTAGAGTTTGTAACCAATCAGTATTTCGATAATTTTGTAGTGGTAGATACAACCGATATCATCCTGAGCACAAATGAGCAACTTGCTGATGGAGAGTATATTATCCGCTTCAGTTCACCTGTGCCGGCGGTTGCCGACTCCACCGTGCTCGTAGGAATTCAGCTTGGTGGTTTTTTGCGTATGGTTCAGTCAGTATCAATTAATACTGCCGGTAACGATACCATACATACCATGCAAACTACCCAGGCCGCCCTCGATGACATTACCGAATATGGCGCCTATAATTTTGGCGAGTTTTTTAGCCTCGACACTACACTAAGTGCTGCAAAGAACGGAGGCTACAACCGCCTGACCCGGATGCCTACACGGCAGGAACTTAAAGGCAACCAAAAGTATAGAAATGCTGAGATTCATTACTACCTGATTGGCGAAAAAGCCTCTATGCCCAAGGGGGTAACCATGAACCGCAGCACAAGCAAAAGTGGATCGGCATTGGTTAATTTCAATTTTGAGTCTGTTGAAATTGTTGATACAATGGGGGTTACAATCGTTCTCGAAGGAAATTATTCATACAGGCCCAACCTGGTTGTAGACAGAAAAAGTGGTTGGCTTGGTAATATTAATTATTTCAAACTCGGCACAAGCAATTCAAGGGAAGAATTATCAGTAAGCCTGAGTGTGGATATTAATGCAACAGTTTCATTACTGGACAAGGAATTTACGATTTACGAACACACTCTATATTACCTGGTGATTGTTGGCGCCGTGCCTGTACTCCTGGATATTGAGTTTGCACTGAAAGGTAAGGCAGGCGCTGAAGCAGGAATTATGATGAACGCAACCCCTTCTTTCCAGCAAACAAATACCACCTCTAATTACATTGAATACAGTAATGGCAGTTGGGGCATAACGAATGATTTTTCGAGCGAGACAGATATAGAAAACTCCTATGAGATTACCGGAGGCCTGAAGCAAACCTTTGAAATAGGCCCTGAACTATCATTTAATATTTATAAAATACTGGGGCCTTATCTTGATATTAAGCTTAACCAGGAATTACTACTCTGCACATCTTTACCGCCACCTCCCTTCGGTTGGGCTGTCAAAAATGATATTTGGGGCCTAGGAAAACTGGGGGTCAAAGGCAGCGTCTTTGGTAAAGAATTTATTGACTTTTACACTTTACTGGGCACCGATACACTTAAGTATAATTTCCCTGATAGTCTGGAAATTACCATGGGAGACCAACAAACTTATAAACCGGGTGCTCGTCCTCAGGAGCGGCAAATACCTGTTCAGGTAAAAGTGCACAGCAACATGGGTATTTCCTTGCCCGGAGCAAAGGTGGTTTTTACTCCTCAAAGCACATGCAGCGTGGGCGACAACCCGCCTGACAGCATACTGGTTGTATATGCCGATGCCAATGGCATAGCGAACACGATCTGGACCCCCGGCAATTATCCGGAAAGCATTTTGCTTGCCCATGTACTGGATTGCGACAGCAACCACATCAAAAACTCGCCCCTTGAAATTATTGCTTATGCCGATACTACCAAATTGTGCGGGAAGATATGGATGACCTTTAACCTTGATGTTGATATGGGAAATAACTGGTGGCCACAACAAAAATATTGCGTAGATTGGTCGCTTGATCAAGGAAATTTTGGAAGCTGTTTACAATATGAATGGCAAGAACACACAGAATATGGCAGGTTGTATGACTGGGCTACAATAATGAACGGGGAAAGCAGCAGCAACTCCAACCCCAGCGGTGTGCAGGGGATATGCCCGTCCGGTTGGCATTTGCCAAGCGATGCAGAATGGCAGCAACTTGTTAATTGCATGGGCGGTATCTATGTTGCCGGCAGTAAACTGAAAAGCACCCGAACAGGTGAAAAATTACAAGTGGGACATTATACCTATAATAATCCTGATGGTCACCCTTTTTGGTATACACCCAATACTGGTGCAACCAACGAAAGTGGATTTTCTGCGCTTCCGGGCGGCAAGTACGATAATGGCAGTTTCTACGATTTTACAATTTATGGTTACTGGTGGAGTTCCACCGAGGGTTCATCTTCGACAGCTTGGGCTCAGCGCATGAACCACGGCGGCGGCGTAGTGTATCGGGTTGCCGCCACTAAGCTGCTCGGGTACAGCGTCCGTTGCGTCAAGAATGATGATTAACCTTGTCGAACACAAGCCATGCTATTCTTCAGGATAAATTTGAATAATTGATTACTTTGGGGTACAGGGGTAAACCTCTTGTGAAATTTTTTTCAACAAATCAGTATCATAATATTTGTGTATGAAACGATGACTACCAAAGAAGTTATAAAAGTAATCTAATCAAAAAAAGCATCAACATGAAAACAAAAATCAAAACAGTTGTTTTTCAAACCATCAGATTTGCGCTGGTAATGGTTTTAATGCTTGGCATTCAAGCTATTGTATCCGGTCAAAATGAAACGGGCTTATCCCGCATATACAAAAACCACATTTCCCTGGAAATAGGCGCGCTTACCGGTATCGGATCGCTCAACTACGAACGCATGGTGTGGGGCAATGAAAGCAATAAAATGCTGGGCAGGATAGGGTTTTCCTACCTGCCCTACACGGTAAATGATGAACCCGCTACAGGCACTTTCATCCTTCCTTTTGGTGTATATTATCTCCTTGGGAAAAAACACCACCTGGAAACCGGTTTAAACTTCGCGGTTGGCGTAACAATCAATGATATAGAGGATGAGAAATACTTTTACAGGAGATTTTCTCCATCAATAAGCTACAGGTTTGAAAACTTCCAAAAAAGGTCAATGTTCTTCAGTATCGGCCTGGCTCCGGTACTTTACAACGACGAAGATGAAGGCCTTGTATTTGAACCCTGGATCAAACTCGGCATCGGATATTCTTTTTAATGAATTAATACACCTCCCGCCACACCTGGGCAACCCGGGCACTGCGCAAAGGCATGCGCATCGAGTACGTTTCAAAGCTCATGGGCCACGCCTCCATCAAAACCACCCAGGTATATGCAAAAATCGTAAACGAAGAACTTGATAATGCAATGGATGTTTTTAACTGATCTCTGCCC
This window of the Bacteroidales bacterium genome carries:
- a CDS encoding T9SS type A sorting domain-containing protein, with the protein product MKTLLLLTTTWLLTALSIAQTAIPPPAGDGSGSNPRQGVALENSLPGKQCTVRHVATDAKDRTTGMSGRGSQVITLILPNPCADSTFYTIEVAASPPEWGAVSGGGEYEHFQTVNLLATPANGYEFQHWKEDDNIVMGASEPAGAAYSFPAVNHRSLIAYFQVEGTSIPAVSELDDHLVQPNDTQCFNATQTIYTAGNGGHFIVENGGAATLIAGEKIVMLPGTKVFHGGHMHAYIAPGGPFCIQPDKHYTNLMVQPDEILCLDATQTIHTAGDGGHFIVLNGGAVTLIAGEKIVMQYGTQVESGGYLHAYIAPGGPFCGEMENHFLVVNDPVEAEAEPEDTIIKGTADPEKPASFFKLYPNPATDAFTVELNSRENHDILRIEIFNIRGELALSQELPPGQKHEMSLRSCKPGVYLVRLVHGAQIGIEKLIKQ
- a CDS encoding fibrobacter succinogenes major paralogous domain-containing protein, whose amino-acid sequence is MKTIIYSYLISLILLLGVARAASSQIIEVCGADTITLMAGNYQYGDMRWEKSVDMETWQTITGALDTVYTFLPAETMYYRCVAKFQDCPPEFSQISLVRVPPKANAGLDRIVTGTQAWLAANQEEGETGQWAIIAGTGASLSDPASPSAQLQGQENQSYILVWTLGNVCGSSSDTLEVEFVTNQYFDNFVVVDTTDIILSTNEQLADGEYIIRFSSPVPAVADSTVLVGIQLGGFLRMVQSVSINTAGNDTIHTMQTTQAALDDITEYGAYNFGEFFSLDTTLSAAKNGGYNRLTRMPTRQELKGNQKYRNAEIHYYLIGEKASMPKGVTMNRSTSKSGSALVNFNFESVEIVDTMGVTIVLEGNYSYRPNLVVDRKSGWLGNINYFKLGTSNSREELSVSLSVDINATVSLLDKEFTIYEHTLYYLVIVGAVPVLLDIEFALKGKAGAEAGIMMNATPSFQQTNTTSNYIEYSNGSWGITNDFSSETDIENSYEITGGLKQTFEIGPELSFNIYKILGPYLDIKLNQELLLCTSLPPPPFGWAVKNDIWGLGKLGVKGSVFGKEFIDFYTLLGTDTLKYNFPDSLEITMGDQQTYKPGARPQERQIPVQVKVHSNMGISLPGAKVVFTPQSTCSVGDNPPDSILVVYADANGIANTIWTPGNYPESILLAHVLDCDSNHIKNSPLEIIAYADTTKLCGKIWMTFNLDVDMGNNWWPQQKYCVDWSLDQGNFGSCLQYEWQEHTEYGRLYDWATIMNGESSSNSNPSGVQGICPSGWHLPSDAEWQQLVNCMGGIYVAGSKLKSTRTGEKLQVGHYTYNNPDGHPFWYTPNTGATNESGFSALPGGKYDNGSFYDFTIYGYWWSSTEGSSSTAWAQRMNHGGGVVYRVAATKLLGYSVRCVKNDD